In a genomic window of Streptomyces katrae:
- a CDS encoding IS110 family transposase gives MIDTGNIDVFLGLDVGKGEHHATAVTPAGKKAFDKRLPNTEPKLRELFAKLQTKHGTVLVVVDQPASIGALPLAVARDMGCPVAYLPGLTMRRIADLYPGEAKTDAKDAFIIADAARAMPHTLRAIDGEDETIAELEMIVGFDDDLAGEATRIANRLHGLLTQIHPSLERVLGPRLQHPAVLTLLERFGSPAQIRKAGRRRLVTLLRPKAPRMAERLVEDIFAALDEQTVTVPGTEAAALIVPSLAGSLAAVLDQRKLLAGRIEELLDAHPLSKVLTSMPGVGVRTGARILIEVGDGSTFPTSGHLAAYAGLAPATRSSGSSIRGEQPSRRGNKQLKRAFFLSAFAALGDPASRAYYDKKIAQGKHHTQALLCLARRRADVLFAMLRDGTFYEPQPVRAVAPQT, from the coding sequence GTGATCGACACCGGCAACATCGACGTCTTCCTCGGCCTGGACGTCGGCAAGGGCGAACACCACGCCACCGCCGTCACCCCGGCCGGCAAGAAGGCCTTCGACAAGCGGTTACCCAACACCGAACCCAAGCTCCGCGAGCTCTTCGCCAAGCTGCAGACCAAGCACGGAACGGTGCTGGTCGTGGTCGACCAGCCGGCCTCGATCGGCGCCCTGCCACTGGCGGTCGCGAGGGACATGGGCTGCCCGGTCGCCTATCTGCCGGGGCTGACGATGCGGCGGATCGCCGACCTCTATCCCGGTGAGGCGAAGACGGACGCGAAAGACGCGTTCATCATCGCCGACGCGGCCCGCGCGATGCCTCACACGCTGCGGGCGATCGACGGCGAGGACGAGACGATCGCCGAGCTGGAGATGATCGTCGGATTCGACGACGACCTGGCCGGCGAAGCCACCAGGATCGCGAACCGCCTGCACGGCCTGCTGACCCAGATCCATCCGTCGCTGGAACGGGTCCTGGGACCGCGGTTGCAGCACCCTGCCGTCCTCACGCTGCTGGAGCGGTTCGGGTCACCGGCACAGATACGCAAGGCAGGCCGACGGCGGCTGGTCACGCTGCTGCGGCCGAAGGCGCCGCGGATGGCCGAGCGGCTGGTCGAGGACATCTTCGCCGCGTTGGACGAGCAGACCGTGACCGTCCCGGGGACCGAGGCGGCCGCACTGATCGTCCCGAGCCTCGCCGGATCTCTGGCCGCAGTCCTCGACCAGCGCAAACTGCTGGCCGGGCGGATCGAAGAACTCCTGGACGCCCACCCTCTTTCGAAGGTCCTGACGTCGATGCCGGGAGTCGGCGTCAGGACCGGAGCCCGCATCCTGATCGAGGTCGGCGACGGCAGCACCTTCCCGACCTCCGGCCACCTCGCCGCTTACGCGGGTCTCGCCCCGGCGACCCGCAGTTCCGGGTCGTCGATCCGCGGCGAACAACCCTCCAGGAGAGGCAACAAGCAGCTCAAACGGGCTTTCTTCCTCTCCGCGTTCGCGGCCCTGGGCGACCCGGCATCCCGGGCCTACTACGACAAGAAGATCGCCCAGGGCAAGCACCACACCCAGGCTCTGCTCTGCCTCGCCCGACGACGGGCCGACGTCCTCTTCGCGATGCTCCGCGACGGAACCTTCTACGAACCGCAGCCGGTCCGGGCCGTCGCTCCGCAGACCTAG
- the sta gene encoding streptothricin N-acetyltransferase STAT, producing the protein MTTTHGSTYEFRSARPEDAEAIEGLDGSFTTSTVFEVDVTADGFALREVPVDPPLVKVFPDDGGSDGEDGAEGEDADSRTFVAVGAGGDLAGFAAVSYSAWNRRLTIEDIEVAPGHRGKGIGRALMRHAADFARERGAGHLWLEVTNVNAPAIHAYRRMGFSFCGLDTALYQGTESEGEHALYMSMPCP; encoded by the coding sequence ATGACCACGACCCATGGCAGCACGTACGAATTCCGCAGCGCACGGCCCGAGGACGCCGAGGCCATCGAGGGGCTCGACGGGTCCTTCACCACCAGTACCGTCTTCGAAGTGGACGTCACCGCAGACGGGTTCGCCCTGCGTGAGGTCCCGGTGGACCCGCCGCTGGTGAAGGTGTTCCCCGACGACGGCGGAAGCGACGGGGAGGACGGCGCGGAGGGCGAGGACGCCGACAGCCGTACGTTCGTGGCCGTCGGCGCCGGCGGCGATCTCGCCGGCTTCGCCGCCGTGTCCTACTCGGCGTGGAACCGGCGGCTGACCATCGAGGACATCGAGGTCGCCCCTGGTCACCGCGGCAAGGGCATCGGCCGTGCGCTGATGCGGCACGCGGCGGACTTCGCCCGCGAACGCGGCGCCGGACACCTGTGGTTGGAGGTGACCAACGTCAACGCCCCGGCCATCCACGCCTACCGGCGGATGGGCTTCTCCTTCTGCGGCCTGGACACCGCCCTGTACCAGGGCACCGAGTCCGAAGGCGAGCACGCGCTCTACATGAGCATGCCCTGCCCCTGA
- a CDS encoding nucleoside 2-deoxyribosyltransferase domain-containing protein, giving the protein MSPDSPAPAPASATVPVSVPPEVVVVHVGEEPPRSWTAAVYLCGPTPADPAEPSWRPDAVAALRSLWSGAGRLAVFLPEPVSGGSYPAYADQIAWEEEAMRRCDVVLFWIPRDMARLPGLVSNVKWGAWCGSGRAVLGAPPRAERMDYLLHFAEALQVPVERTLAGAAGAALRTVGPGAVRGGGERAVPLTVWRTDEFQAWYTARREAGDRLLDARVEWYAPAPAPEGAAAWLLTVTVAPGDGRGPVVSRLLAAQGQGMLM; this is encoded by the coding sequence GTGTCCCCTGACTCCCCCGCGCCCGCCCCCGCCTCCGCCACCGTCCCCGTCTCCGTCCCCCCGGAGGTCGTGGTGGTCCATGTCGGAGAGGAACCTCCGCGGTCGTGGACCGCCGCCGTGTACCTGTGCGGCCCGACCCCTGCCGACCCCGCCGAGCCGTCGTGGCGGCCGGACGCCGTCGCCGCCCTGCGGTCCCTGTGGTCCGGCGCCGGGCGCCTGGCCGTGTTCCTGCCCGAGCCGGTGTCCGGCGGCTCCTACCCGGCGTACGCCGACCAGATCGCCTGGGAGGAGGAGGCGATGCGCCGTTGCGACGTCGTCCTGTTCTGGATCCCCCGCGACATGGCGCGGCTGCCGGGCCTGGTGTCGAACGTCAAATGGGGCGCGTGGTGCGGCTCCGGGCGAGCGGTGCTCGGGGCGCCGCCCCGGGCTGAGCGCATGGACTACCTGCTCCACTTCGCCGAGGCCCTGCAGGTCCCGGTGGAGCGGACCCTGGCCGGGGCGGCCGGGGCCGCCCTGCGCACGGTCGGACCGGGGGCCGTACGCGGGGGCGGCGAGCGGGCGGTGCCGCTGACGGTGTGGCGGACGGACGAGTTCCAGGCCTGGTACACGGCCCGCCGGGAGGCTGGTGACCGGCTGCTGGACGCGCGTGTCGAGTGGTACGCCCCGGCGCCGGCGCCGGAGGGGGCCGCCGCCTGGCTGCTGACCGTCACGGTGGCGCCGGGCGACGGCCGGGGCCCCGTCGTCAGCCGTCTGCTGGCGGCTCAGGGGCAGGGCATGCTCATGTAG
- a CDS encoding alpha/beta fold hydrolase yields MRAAPQRPGRHGRRTGHTPAGTAYTLHCPEHVPPGTAYAAPGEAPPVVLVAGAAGSGRIWEHHQVPALTSAGHRVVTFDHGPAAGGPADLAERLRELLAALGAPPCPLVGHSLGALAVQELLLTEPHLAGGALLAATRGRPDAVGEALARAEAATAAAGTRLPAEYEAFVRLVQNLSPRTLADEGAAAEWLDLFEVAALTGPSAAGRTPAGPIPDRLAAYGGIGVPVLVVGFADDVLAPAPLGREVAAAIPGARYAQLPDAGHLGFLERPEAFNSLLLDFLAALAPTDPGASRVP; encoded by the coding sequence GTGAGGGCCGCGCCGCAGCGGCCCGGGAGGCACGGGCGCAGGACGGGACACACGCCCGCAGGGACGGCGTACACCCTCCACTGTCCGGAGCACGTCCCGCCGGGGACGGCGTACGCCGCGCCGGGGGAAGCGCCGCCGGTGGTCCTGGTCGCGGGCGCCGCAGGCTCCGGGCGGATCTGGGAGCACCATCAGGTGCCCGCGCTGACCTCGGCGGGCCACCGGGTGGTCACCTTCGACCACGGACCGGCGGCCGGAGGTCCGGCGGACCTGGCCGAGCGGCTGCGGGAGCTGCTGGCGGCGCTCGGCGCGCCGCCCTGCCCCCTGGTCGGCCATTCCCTCGGCGCGCTCGCCGTACAGGAACTGCTCCTGACCGAACCGCACCTGGCGGGCGGCGCCCTGCTCGCGGCGACCCGGGGCCGGCCCGACGCGGTGGGCGAGGCGCTGGCGCGCGCCGAGGCCGCGACCGCCGCCGCCGGGACCCGGCTGCCCGCCGAGTACGAGGCCTTCGTACGCCTGGTGCAGAACCTCTCCCCCAGGACCCTCGCCGACGAGGGCGCCGCGGCAGAATGGCTCGACCTGTTCGAAGTCGCCGCGCTGACGGGCCCGTCGGCCGCAGGCCGCACCCCGGCCGGGCCGATCCCCGACCGGCTGGCCGCCTACGGCGGGATCGGCGTGCCCGTCCTGGTCGTGGGCTTCGCCGACGACGTGCTGGCGCCCGCCCCGCTGGGCAGGGAGGTCGCCGCCGCGATCCCCGGCGCCCGCTACGCGCAGCTGCCGGACGCCGGCCACCTCGGGTTCCTGGAACGCCCCGAGGCCTTCAACTCCCTCCTGCTCGACTTCCTCGCCGCCCTGGCCCCGACCGACCCCGGAGCGTCCCGTGTCCCCTGA
- a CDS encoding macrolide 2'-phosphotransferase, translating into MADLTVLGDSADPAAVAAYASRRLGVALDPATARADDSGWDFRVLHVRAADGTWWILRRPRRAEASARLAFEGAVLAAVRDRIPVPVPYWRLHTPGLVAYPRLSGAPAGTEDPETLVYSWSVDPLAHPAHYLEPLARALVAVHTTALEGSPALAARAGADPGSVRARIADRLDRARAELPLPAAGVRRWRAWLDDERLWPDRLTLVHGDVHPGHTLVVRPPSGPPVLSGLLDWANADVGDPAADFVDMLYAGGTAVLDRLLAAYRVAGGEVRPGLRAHVLARASFLWVHVALRGLDTGRPAWTETALRRMTP; encoded by the coding sequence GTGGCGGATCTGACCGTCCTGGGCGATTCGGCGGACCCGGCGGCCGTGGCCGCGTACGCCTCGCGACGGCTGGGGGTGGCCCTGGACCCGGCGACCGCCCGCGCCGACGACTCGGGCTGGGACTTCCGGGTCCTGCACGTCCGGGCGGCGGACGGCACCTGGTGGATCCTGCGCCGGCCGCGCCGGGCCGAGGCCTCGGCCCGGCTGGCCTTCGAGGGGGCCGTGCTGGCCGCCGTACGCGACCGGATCCCCGTGCCCGTGCCCTACTGGCGCCTGCACACCCCCGGCCTGGTGGCCTACCCGCGCCTGTCCGGTGCCCCGGCCGGCACGGAGGATCCCGAAACCCTGGTCTACAGCTGGTCGGTGGACCCGCTGGCCCACCCCGCCCATTACCTGGAGCCCCTCGCCCGGGCGCTCGTCGCGGTGCACACCACCGCGCTGGAGGGCTCCCCGGCCCTGGCGGCCCGCGCCGGGGCGGACCCCGGCTCCGTCCGCGCGCGCATCGCGGACCGGCTCGACCGCGCCCGCGCCGAACTGCCCCTGCCCGCGGCCGGGGTGCGCCGCTGGCGGGCCTGGCTGGACGACGAACGGCTGTGGCCGGACCGGCTGACGCTCGTCCACGGCGACGTACACCCCGGACACACCCTGGTGGTGCGTCCCCCGTCCGGCCCGCCGGTCCTCTCCGGGCTGCTGGACTGGGCCAACGCCGATGTCGGCGACCCCGCGGCCGACTTCGTGGACATGCTGTACGCGGGCGGGACCGCCGTCCTCGACCGCCTCCTGGCGGCCTACCGGGTGGCGGGCGGCGAGGTGCGTCCCGGCCTGCGGGCGCACGTGCTGGCGCGGGCCTCCTTCCTGTGGGTCCACGTGGCGCTGCGCGGCCTGGACACCGGCCGCCCGGCGTGGACCGAGACGGCGCTGCGCAGGATGACGCCGTGA
- a CDS encoding AMP-binding protein codes for MHPGNSGIDFLEPFFETARTDPARPAVVDNGLVVGYGTLAAWVLEVAGSVTPRTDGPQPPVGVVVHHSVRDVAALLGVLAAGRAYVPLEAAHPRARLESVLSRLGVEEAVATAGTGWQPPLARVVRPRWAPAAATPAATAVRPDRGVRPEDPAYVLFTSGSTGEPKGVVVPHRALAAVVPPLRTLYGIGPDATVLHFHGAGGDTSLEEILPALTGGATLILDDAARERFAQVAEDQEVTVAVLPTGFWHALAGDLLHQGATLPPSLRTVVIGGEAVRADMLERWHRLGADGVRLLNTYGSTETALVTHAVQLAGPGAPELPDTGGDLPIGLPLPHVGQRVDDSGELLLSGPGLALGYHSAAQATAARFREEGGVRWYRTGDLVTVAPSGALVFRGRSDHQVKIRGHRVDLVEVEGLVGGCSGVLEAAAVRVDRGEHSTLAAFFVPLPDRDPAEVASGVRARLAESTAPHLVPSLLVPVAELERTHTGKVDRTATRDRYLAATGAAR; via the coding sequence ATGCATCCCGGCAATTCCGGAATTGATTTCCTGGAACCGTTCTTCGAGACGGCCCGTACCGATCCGGCGCGGCCGGCCGTGGTCGACAACGGGCTCGTCGTCGGCTACGGCACGCTCGCCGCCTGGGTGCTGGAGGTGGCCGGCTCCGTCACGCCGCGCACGGACGGGCCCCAGCCGCCGGTCGGGGTGGTCGTGCACCACTCGGTCCGCGACGTGGCCGCCCTGCTGGGCGTCCTCGCGGCGGGCCGCGCGTACGTGCCGCTGGAGGCCGCGCATCCCCGGGCCCGGCTGGAGTCGGTCCTGTCCCGGCTCGGCGTCGAGGAGGCCGTGGCGACGGCCGGCACCGGCTGGCAGCCGCCACTCGCGCGGGTGGTCCGCCCGCGCTGGGCTCCCGCGGCGGCGACGCCCGCCGCCACCGCCGTACGGCCCGACCGCGGCGTCCGGCCCGAGGACCCGGCGTACGTCCTGTTCACCTCGGGCTCCACCGGCGAACCCAAGGGGGTCGTGGTGCCGCACCGGGCGCTGGCCGCCGTGGTGCCGCCGCTGCGCACCCTGTACGGCATCGGGCCGGACGCGACCGTGCTGCACTTCCACGGCGCCGGCGGCGACACGAGCCTGGAGGAGATCCTGCCGGCCCTGACCGGGGGTGCCACCCTGATCCTCGACGACGCGGCACGCGAGCGCTTCGCCCAGGTCGCCGAGGACCAGGAGGTCACGGTCGCGGTGCTGCCGACCGGCTTCTGGCACGCCCTGGCCGGTGACCTGCTGCACCAGGGGGCCACCCTGCCGCCGTCCCTGCGCACGGTGGTCATCGGCGGCGAGGCGGTGCGCGCCGACATGCTGGAGCGCTGGCACCGGCTCGGCGCGGACGGGGTGCGGCTGCTCAACACCTATGGCTCCACCGAGACGGCCCTGGTCACCCACGCCGTGCAGCTCGCCGGACCGGGCGCGCCCGAACTGCCGGACACCGGCGGCGACCTGCCCATCGGGCTGCCCCTGCCGCACGTCGGCCAGCGCGTCGACGACAGCGGCGAGCTGCTGTTGTCCGGGCCCGGCCTGGCCCTCGGCTACCACTCCGCCGCACAGGCCACGGCGGCCCGGTTCCGCGAGGAGGGCGGCGTCCGCTGGTACCGGACCGGGGACCTGGTCACGGTGGCGCCCTCGGGCGCACTGGTCTTCCGCGGCCGCTCCGACCACCAGGTCAAGATCCGGGGCCACCGGGTGGACCTCGTCGAGGTGGAGGGCCTGGTCGGCGGCTGCTCCGGTGTGCTGGAGGCGGCAGCCGTACGGGTGGACCGCGGCGAGCACAGCACCCTCGCGGCCTTCTTCGTCCCGCTGCCGGACCGCGACCCCGCCGAGGTGGCCTCCGGTGTGCGGGCCCGGCTCGCGGAGTCGACGGCCCCGCACCTGGTGCCCAGCCTGCTGGTACCGGTCGCGGAGCTGGAGCGCACCCACACCGGCAAGGTCGACCGGACCGCCACGCGGGACCGGTACCTGGCCGCGACGGGAGCGGCCCGGTGA
- a CDS encoding CocE/NonD family hydrolase, translating into MRILVECDLEIPLRDGTLLTADLYRPDTADPVPVLVRRTPYGKSGAPGGASVDGMRLVRAGYALLVQDVRGRFGSGGAFEPYWHEAADGADTVAWAVRQPWCDGSAGMFGRSYEAMAALLAAAEQPPGLGAIVPHVAGSGFDEGWTRQGGAFQLGFVLYWVLYDLLLDGAGLEGAEREEVARAVDRIDELYRDPDAASDLLDRLAPYYRQWREHPGGHPYWRRAAPRDAYPAIDVPVLHLTGWYDIFLAGALENYRGIRDCGRSSRLVVGPWSHCVTGGIFPQRRYGLAADERSIDVTGLHLDHFDRHLRGRSGTVAEPVRLFLTGADTWRTVPDWPVPGTRDLVLHLAGDRLTAAGPSTAAGAHRLRHDPADPVPTTGGATAQPGQFTGGDCGPLDQREVERRADVLCFTGEELTEPLTVVGDTVLTVYLTPDAAGADVAGKLVDVHPDGRAELLCDGVRRLAPGADTAPAPGAPVEVTVALGAVGHVFRAGHRIRLEIAASNAPRFDVHPPVPARHTVHHGGDHPSRLLLPHLAGG; encoded by the coding sequence GTGCGAATTCTTGTGGAATGCGATCTGGAAATACCCCTGCGCGACGGCACCTTATTGACTGCCGACCTCTACCGCCCCGACACCGCCGATCCGGTCCCGGTGCTGGTGCGCCGGACTCCGTACGGGAAATCGGGCGCTCCGGGCGGCGCCTCCGTCGACGGCATGCGCCTGGTCCGCGCCGGCTACGCGCTGTTGGTGCAGGACGTCCGCGGCCGGTTCGGCTCCGGCGGCGCCTTCGAGCCGTACTGGCACGAGGCCGCGGACGGGGCCGACACCGTCGCGTGGGCGGTGCGCCAGCCGTGGTGCGACGGCTCCGCGGGGATGTTCGGCCGCTCCTACGAGGCGATGGCCGCGCTCCTGGCCGCCGCCGAACAGCCGCCGGGACTGGGCGCGATCGTCCCCCACGTGGCCGGGTCGGGCTTCGACGAGGGCTGGACCCGCCAGGGCGGCGCCTTCCAGCTGGGCTTCGTCCTGTACTGGGTGCTCTACGACCTGCTGCTGGACGGGGCCGGACTGGAGGGAGCCGAGCGGGAGGAGGTGGCCCGGGCGGTCGACCGGATCGACGAGCTCTACCGCGACCCGGACGCCGCCTCGGACCTGCTCGACCGGCTGGCCCCGTACTACCGGCAGTGGCGTGAGCACCCGGGCGGCCACCCGTACTGGCGGCGCGCCGCACCGCGCGATGCGTATCCGGCGATCGACGTCCCGGTCCTCCACCTCACCGGCTGGTACGACATATTCCTGGCCGGCGCCCTGGAGAATTACCGGGGAATTCGGGACTGCGGACGATCCTCGCGGCTGGTGGTCGGTCCCTGGTCCCACTGCGTCACGGGCGGCATTTTCCCGCAGCGCCGTTACGGGCTGGCCGCCGACGAACGCAGCATCGACGTCACCGGGCTGCACCTGGACCATTTCGACCGGCATCTGCGCGGGCGGTCCGGCACGGTGGCGGAGCCGGTGCGGCTGTTCCTCACCGGCGCCGACACCTGGCGCACCGTCCCCGACTGGCCCGTCCCCGGTACCCGGGACCTCGTGCTGCACCTGGCCGGCGACCGCCTGACGGCCGCCGGCCCCTCCACGGCCGCCGGCGCCCACCGGCTCCGCCACGACCCGGCCGACCCGGTGCCCACCACGGGCGGCGCCACCGCCCAGCCCGGCCAGTTCACCGGAGGTGACTGCGGCCCGCTGGACCAGCGCGAGGTCGAACGCCGCGCCGACGTCCTGTGCTTCACCGGCGAGGAGCTCACCGAGCCGCTGACCGTCGTCGGCGACACCGTCCTGACGGTGTACCTCACCCCGGACGCCGCGGGCGCCGACGTGGCGGGCAAGCTCGTCGACGTCCATCCCGACGGCCGGGCCGAGCTGCTGTGCGACGGCGTGCGCCGCCTCGCGCCGGGGGCGGACACCGCCCCCGCCCCCGGCGCACCGGTCGAGGTCACCGTCGCGCTGGGCGCGGTCGGCCACGTGTTCCGCGCGGGCCACCGGATCCGCCTGGAGATCGCGGCCAGCAACGCACCGCGCTTCGACGTCCACCCGCCGGTCCCCGCCCGCCACACCGTCCACCACGGCGGCGACCACCCCTCACGCCTGCTGCTGCCGCACCTGGCCGGCGGCTGA
- a CDS encoding glycosyltransferase yields the protein MATDLVDEAEVDKGIARTSVVIALRDDLRIADCIASIDEDVEIVLALNGPSDAVLKLIAEHPRPLTVTEIEDVGNLGAAYNAGAAATDRRYLLLMDSDCTFAPGVVRAMVRAVLTAPVVKGQVVYGESEGLLSRLTARVREFDEGDYVSALSPPLIYNRDIVEHIGGYHFDELIHWCEDREFDFRLQLAGIPVVYLPEARIFHDAQHGFANMRSYFRYGVGEGIAQETGVFTTPAVPVVWRLWEASRTLLHCARAKGVGAAAYYALLKAAFHVGTAHHLLNDPYRVRERYPASAKRARMVRSIPQHSTRLTGAQLRRLRRAHWEAGRRIEKVADLSVFHPDAAGPPGPSAAGQVRQQQA from the coding sequence ATGGCCACCGACCTGGTGGACGAGGCGGAGGTCGACAAGGGCATCGCCCGGACCAGTGTGGTCATCGCCCTGCGCGACGACCTGCGCATCGCCGACTGCATCGCCTCGATCGACGAGGACGTCGAGATCGTCCTGGCGCTCAACGGACCGAGCGACGCGGTCCTGAAGCTGATCGCCGAGCACCCCCGCCCGCTGACCGTCACCGAGATCGAGGACGTCGGCAACCTGGGCGCCGCCTACAACGCGGGGGCCGCCGCCACGGACCGCCGGTACCTGCTGCTGATGGACTCCGACTGCACCTTCGCCCCCGGCGTGGTCCGCGCCATGGTCCGCGCGGTGCTCACCGCCCCCGTGGTCAAGGGCCAGGTGGTGTACGGCGAGTCGGAGGGGCTGCTGAGCCGGCTGACCGCGCGGGTACGGGAGTTCGACGAGGGCGACTACGTCAGTGCGCTGTCCCCGCCGCTGATCTACAACCGCGACATCGTCGAGCACATCGGCGGCTACCACTTCGACGAGCTGATCCACTGGTGCGAGGACCGGGAGTTCGACTTCCGGCTCCAGCTGGCGGGCATCCCGGTGGTGTACCTGCCCGAGGCGCGGATCTTCCACGACGCCCAGCACGGCTTCGCCAACATGCGCAGCTACTTCCGCTACGGCGTCGGCGAGGGCATCGCCCAGGAGACCGGCGTCTTCACCACACCGGCGGTGCCGGTGGTGTGGCGGCTGTGGGAGGCGTCGCGGACGCTCCTGCACTGCGCCCGCGCCAAGGGGGTGGGGGCGGCCGCGTACTACGCGCTGCTGAAGGCGGCCTTCCACGTGGGGACCGCCCACCACCTGCTCAACGACCCCTACCGGGTGCGCGAGCGGTACCCCGCCTCCGCCAAGCGGGCGCGGATGGTCCGGTCCATCCCGCAGCACAGCACCAGGCTGACCGGTGCCCAGCTGCGCCGGCTGCGGCGGGCGCACTGGGAGGCGGGCCGGCGGATCGAGAAGGTGGCCGACCTCTCGGTCTTCCACCCGGACGCCGCCGGCCCGCCCGGCCCGTCAGCCGCCGGCCAGGTGCGGCAGCAGCAGGCGTGA
- a CDS encoding ATP-grasp domain-containing protein, which yields MTDRLLVCGLGSGMDRSLTELRSPRWELVVATDRPTDRARAAADVLLAVDPNDAVAVLAELSAAGIDRIDGVFSLGADNPPVISTLARRFGCPGLPLETALDCTLKDRRLRILRAAGLDLPRFATAESVGEAVRAAADIGLPVVLKPSDQTGSLGVLKAESAGQVRALAQEALRLSPGGRIVVEEFLEGTEHTLAAFMVDGALHRFGFADREYGNKERFAPHFFEGGDTLPSRLTDEQIEEVTETVRRGATALRLDPAVVNTDILRTRDGRVVLLEITCRLTGARIATEVMRLATGVDPLPNVVRLALGRPLDLAELRPRHSRAAVQRFLPADGGVVEWAGDPRDVARRAGVHDVFWGLDLRPGTVVPPYRGGAEVLAGVIAHAERPQEAEAIAERTLNSLPLRFKAGTQ from the coding sequence GTGACTGACCGGCTGCTGGTCTGCGGGCTGGGCTCCGGGATGGACCGCTCCCTGACCGAACTGCGTTCGCCCCGCTGGGAACTGGTGGTGGCCACCGACCGGCCCACGGACCGGGCCCGCGCCGCCGCCGACGTCCTGCTCGCCGTCGATCCGAACGACGCGGTGGCGGTGCTCGCGGAGCTGTCGGCGGCCGGCATCGACCGGATCGACGGGGTGTTCTCCCTGGGCGCGGACAACCCGCCGGTGATCAGCACCCTGGCACGGCGCTTCGGCTGCCCGGGGCTGCCGCTGGAGACGGCCCTGGACTGCACGCTCAAGGACCGGCGGCTGCGGATCCTGCGCGCCGCCGGGCTCGACCTGCCGCGGTTCGCCACCGCCGAGAGTGTCGGCGAGGCGGTGCGGGCGGCCGCGGACATCGGGCTGCCGGTGGTCCTCAAGCCCAGCGACCAGACCGGCTCGCTGGGCGTGCTGAAGGCGGAGTCCGCCGGCCAGGTGCGCGCGCTCGCCCAGGAGGCGCTGCGGCTGAGTCCCGGCGGCCGGATCGTGGTCGAGGAGTTCCTGGAGGGCACCGAGCACACGCTGGCGGCCTTCATGGTCGACGGCGCGCTGCACCGCTTCGGGTTCGCCGACCGGGAGTACGGGAACAAGGAGCGGTTCGCCCCGCACTTCTTCGAAGGCGGCGACACCCTGCCCAGCCGGCTGACCGACGAGCAGATCGAGGAGGTCACCGAGACCGTACGGCGCGGCGCCACGGCGCTGCGCCTGGACCCGGCGGTGGTCAACACCGACATCCTGCGCACCCGCGACGGCCGGGTGGTCCTCCTGGAGATCACCTGCCGGCTGACCGGCGCCCGCATCGCCACCGAGGTGATGCGGCTGGCGACGGGGGTGGACCCGCTGCCCAACGTGGTCCGCCTCGCCCTGGGCCGGCCGCTGGACCTGGCGGAGCTCAGGCCCCGGCACAGCCGCGCCGCGGTGCAGCGGTTCCTGCCGGCGGACGGCGGGGTGGTCGAGTGGGCCGGCGACCCGCGGGACGTCGCCCGCCGGGCCGGGGTGCACGACGTGTTCTGGGGCCTGGACCTGCGGCCGGGCACCGTGGTGCCGCCCTACCGCGGCGGGGCCGAGGTCCTGGCCGGGGTGATCGCCCACGCCGAACGCCCGCAGGAGGCCGAGGCCATCGCCGAACGCACCCTGAACTCCCTGCCGCTGCGCTTCAAGGCGGGGACGCAGTGA
- a CDS encoding PIG-L deacetylase family protein, translated as MTGVSDVLVVAPHPDDDVIGCGGSIAKHVRDGARVTVVIVIGRERSALDDAVSDAEFAAETEAAAKALGVHRCIRLDEPSRDFALSRRVHLDLVRVLRQVRPQVVYLPHDNDDDVEHRMVHQLTVEALWMAQSEFFQETGGRPMPAPRLVLGYEVWAPMARFQYAEDIDGQIETKVEAMRAYASQLRHAAWDEGIRGLARYRGAVSSGSGHAEVFQVLSLGAVPAGPAGGGRD; from the coding sequence ATGACCGGGGTGAGCGACGTCCTGGTGGTCGCGCCGCATCCCGACGACGACGTCATCGGCTGCGGCGGGTCCATCGCCAAGCACGTGCGCGACGGCGCCCGGGTGACGGTGGTCATCGTCATCGGCCGGGAGCGCAGCGCCCTCGACGACGCGGTGAGCGACGCCGAGTTCGCCGCCGAGACGGAGGCCGCCGCCAAGGCCCTGGGCGTGCACCGCTGCATCCGCCTGGACGAGCCCTCACGGGACTTCGCCCTCTCCCGCCGGGTGCACCTGGACCTGGTGCGCGTCCTGCGGCAGGTGCGGCCGCAGGTGGTGTACCTGCCGCACGACAACGACGACGACGTCGAGCACCGCATGGTCCACCAGCTGACCGTCGAGGCGCTGTGGATGGCGCAGTCGGAGTTCTTCCAGGAGACGGGCGGCCGTCCCATGCCGGCGCCGCGGCTGGTGCTCGGCTACGAGGTGTGGGCGCCGATGGCCCGCTTCCAGTACGCCGAGGACATCGACGGGCAGATCGAGACCAAGGTCGAGGCGATGCGCGCGTACGCCTCCCAGCTGCGGCACGCCGCGTGGGACGAGGGCATCCGCGGGCTGGCCCGCTACCGCGGGGCGGTGTCGTCCGGGTCGGGGCACGCGGAGGTGTTCCAGGTGCTCTCCCTGGGTGCCGTACCCGCCGGTCCGGCGGGGGGCGGCCGTGACTGA